Proteins found in one Alteromonas macleodii genomic segment:
- the purM gene encoding phosphoribosylformylglycinamidine cyclo-ligase, whose amino-acid sequence MSENKTSLSYKDAGVDIDAGNQLVERIKSVTKKTHRPEVKGNLGGFGALCELPTKYKKPLLVSGTDGVGTKLRVAMDANRHDGVGIDLVAMCVNDLIVQGAEPLFFLDYYATGKLDIDVAASVVTGIGAGCEQAGCALIGGETAEMPGMYHDGDYDIAGFCVGVVEADNVIDGTNVKPGQKLIALGSSGPHSNGYSLVRKIIEVSGADVNADLNGKPIIDQLLEPTRIYVKSVLALLEEVKVSAISHITGGGFWENIPRVLPEDAKVVIDESSWEWPAIFSWLQENGNVTRHEMYRTFNCGVGLVIVVDESDTDAALNILKQHGENAWVIGDIAAKDGEEQVEINA is encoded by the coding sequence GTGAGCGAAAATAAAACCTCTTTAAGTTACAAAGATGCAGGCGTAGATATCGATGCAGGCAATCAACTTGTTGAACGCATCAAATCAGTTACCAAGAAAACCCATAGACCAGAAGTAAAAGGTAATTTGGGTGGTTTTGGTGCACTTTGCGAACTACCTACAAAATACAAAAAGCCGCTACTTGTTTCAGGTACTGACGGCGTAGGTACTAAACTAAGAGTGGCAATGGATGCGAATCGTCATGACGGTGTAGGCATTGACCTTGTAGCAATGTGTGTTAACGACCTAATAGTGCAAGGTGCTGAACCGCTATTTTTCCTAGACTATTATGCAACAGGTAAGCTTGATATTGACGTTGCGGCGTCAGTTGTTACTGGCATTGGTGCAGGGTGTGAGCAGGCTGGATGTGCACTTATTGGCGGTGAAACTGCTGAAATGCCTGGTATGTATCACGATGGCGATTATGACATTGCAGGCTTCTGCGTTGGTGTAGTTGAGGCTGATAACGTTATTGACGGCACGAACGTTAAACCAGGCCAAAAGCTCATAGCTTTAGGTTCGTCGGGCCCCCACTCAAACGGTTATTCGTTAGTAAGAAAAATTATCGAAGTAAGCGGCGCTGATGTAAATGCTGACCTGAACGGTAAGCCAATCATTGACCAGCTGCTTGAGCCTACTCGCATTTACGTTAAGTCGGTATTGGCTTTGCTTGAAGAGGTTAAGGTTAGTGCAATTTCACACATAACAGGTGGCGGCTTCTGGGAAAACATCCCTCGCGTACTTCCTGAAGATGCGAAAGTGGTAATTGATGAAAGTTCATGGGAATGGCCTGCTATCTTCTCTTGGCTTCAAGAAAACGGTAACGTAACGCGTCATGAAATGTACCGCACCTTCAACTGTGGTGTTGGCTTAGTTATCGTTGTTGACGAAAGCGATACCGATGCAGCCCTAAACATCCTTAAGCAACATGGTGAAAATGCGTGGGTTATTGGTGACATCGCTGCAAAAGACGGCGAAGAGCAAGTAGAGATCAACGCGTGA
- the purN gene encoding phosphoribosylglycinamide formyltransferase, with protein sequence MSSSVTKICVLISGNGSNLQAIIDEIKGGRLNAKISGVISNRPNAYGLERAKEAGIEAVCLDHTNFDTRESYDEALKAQIDAFGADCVVLAGFMRILTPEFVDSFAGKLVNIHPSLLPKYKGLNTHQRAIDNGDKEHGVSVHFVTPELDGGPVIIQSRVPVFDEDTASDLAERVQEQERRIYPLVLSWFSAGRLSMRNNKAVLDEQELPESGYASD encoded by the coding sequence GTGAGTAGCAGTGTAACTAAAATATGCGTACTTATTTCTGGTAATGGCAGTAACTTGCAGGCCATTATTGATGAAATAAAAGGCGGCCGTCTTAACGCTAAAATCAGCGGCGTAATTAGCAATCGTCCTAACGCTTATGGTCTTGAGCGCGCTAAAGAAGCAGGCATCGAAGCCGTGTGCCTTGATCACACTAATTTTGATACTCGCGAGTCCTATGACGAAGCACTTAAAGCACAAATTGATGCTTTTGGCGCTGACTGTGTTGTGCTTGCTGGCTTTATGCGCATCCTAACTCCAGAGTTTGTCGATAGCTTTGCTGGAAAATTAGTGAACATTCACCCATCTTTGTTGCCGAAGTACAAAGGTTTGAATACGCATCAGCGAGCCATCGATAATGGAGATAAAGAGCACGGTGTAAGTGTGCACTTTGTTACACCAGAGCTTGATGGTGGCCCGGTTATCATTCAAAGTCGTGTGCCTGTATTTGATGAAGACACAGCTAGCGACTTGGCTGAGCGTGTTCAGGAACAAGAACGCCGCATCTATCCGCTAGTACTATCATGGTTTAGTGCTGGTCGATTATCGATGCGAAACAATAAGGCAGTTTTAGATGAGCAAGAACTACCAGAATCTGGTTATGCAAGCGATTAA
- a CDS encoding DUF3108 domain-containing protein: MSKNYQNLVMQAIKPFAVGALLAVSLSGNAQTMSSAEKSELPLQPYKATYTAYKWGDDVGEANIELSNLGNQQYSLIYTSKVSKFFLSDKRSEHSIFTVNEDTVVPSEYYYNRSGTGPDKELKVTFSQQGQGKIKVENGETFEWNGEFDNQIYRIDLAKQLAEGKTSLDYNFVNYRGELRHYGVQVVDEEVLSLPFGEVEAVKVKLIRDSKKRETFAWFAPSLNYTLVRLQQFKEGDEQGDIKLKSFEML; encoded by the coding sequence ATGAGCAAGAACTACCAGAATCTGGTTATGCAAGCGATTAAGCCTTTTGCTGTTGGTGCACTGTTAGCGGTATCCCTCTCAGGGAACGCGCAAACAATGTCCAGTGCAGAGAAATCTGAGCTACCGCTTCAGCCTTACAAGGCTACGTATACCGCTTACAAATGGGGTGACGACGTAGGCGAAGCGAATATTGAGCTTTCGAACTTAGGGAACCAACAATACTCCTTGATTTATACCTCCAAGGTATCGAAGTTTTTCTTATCAGATAAGCGCAGCGAGCACTCGATCTTCACGGTAAACGAAGATACGGTTGTACCGTCTGAGTATTACTATAACCGTTCGGGAACTGGGCCGGATAAAGAGCTAAAAGTAACGTTTAGTCAACAAGGTCAAGGGAAGATTAAAGTCGAAAATGGCGAAACCTTTGAATGGAATGGTGAATTTGATAATCAAATTTATCGAATAGATCTAGCCAAGCAGCTTGCCGAAGGTAAAACGTCCCTAGACTATAACTTTGTTAACTACCGTGGCGAGCTACGCCACTACGGCGTGCAAGTGGTAGATGAAGAAGTATTGTCATTGCCTTTTGGAGAAGTTGAAGCAGTTAAAGTAAAACTTATTCGCGACTCTAAGAAACGCGAAACCTTTGCATGGTTCGCACCTTCGCTCAACTATACGCTAGTCAGACTTCAGCAATTTAAAGAAGGAGATGAGCAAGGAGATATCAAGCTTAAGTCGTTTGAAATGCTGTAA
- the fadE gene encoding acyl-CoA dehydrogenase FadE encodes MADFIWFLLVVLTLAIASYQRTSLVTAVAMGAGVMILGTLFGDIGLLGWVVFLALTLPFTLANIRQQHISKKLLAFYRKVMPEMSSTEQEAIDAGTVWWDGDIFSGKPDWDKLHRIPKGRLTAEEQAFLDGPCDKVCSMVDEWQINHKDADLPPEIWQFLKEHKFFAMIIKKEYGGLEFSAYAQSRVLQKLAGVSAVLSSTVGVPNSLGPGELLQHYGTKEQQDHYLPRLAEGKEIPCFALTGPEAGSDAGAIPDVGVVCKGEWNGEEVLGMRLTFNKRYITLAPVATVIGLAFKLQDPEGLLGDNKEPGITCALIPRDTKGLEIGRRHFPLNTPFQNGPIKGEEIFVPIDYIIGGPAMAGRGWRMLVECLSVGRCITLPSSAAGGAKSVSLATGAYARIRRQFRMPVGHMEGVEEMLARIGGNAYLMDGVTRFSTVGVDLGEKPSVISAICKYHLTEKMRQVINDSMDVHGGKGVMLGPNNYLGRGYQGVPVSITVEGANILTRNMMIFGQGAMRCHPYVLKEIEAASIEDKKEALQAFDKAVFGHIGFAVANTVRSIWFSLTNGAFSSAPFTDETARYYKLLQGYSANLALLTDVSMGVLGGDLKRRERLSARLGDILSGLYMGSTTLKRFDEEGRLKEDLPLLHWAMQTTLHDIETAIDDFLANFPNRAIAAALRVMVIPFGRRIGKPSDKTEHAIAQMLQTPSTARSRLGYGQYLTREEGSLFGDLEQTLDDVLASEPIFERICKHKKAKLPFTRLDVLADEALAEDIINDEEANLLRKTEAGRLRTINVDDFDHEELVAKVNSTSATKKRGGKAA; translated from the coding sequence ATGGCAGATTTTATATGGTTTTTACTGGTCGTTCTGACACTAGCGATTGCTAGCTATCAGCGTACCAGCTTGGTAACAGCTGTTGCCATGGGCGCAGGTGTTATGATTTTAGGCACCCTTTTCGGTGATATCGGCCTACTAGGTTGGGTAGTGTTCCTTGCTTTAACGCTGCCGTTCACACTTGCTAATATTAGACAACAACACATTTCTAAAAAGTTGCTAGCCTTCTATCGCAAGGTTATGCCGGAAATGTCGAGCACAGAACAAGAAGCTATTGATGCGGGTACCGTTTGGTGGGACGGCGATATCTTTAGCGGTAAGCCAGACTGGGACAAGCTTCATCGCATCCCTAAAGGTCGCTTAACTGCAGAAGAGCAAGCGTTCCTAGATGGCCCTTGTGACAAAGTTTGCTCTATGGTCGATGAATGGCAGATAAACCACAAAGATGCGGACCTACCTCCTGAAATCTGGCAGTTCCTTAAAGAACACAAATTCTTCGCCATGATCATCAAGAAAGAATATGGTGGTCTTGAATTTTCAGCTTATGCGCAATCACGTGTCCTACAAAAGCTGGCAGGTGTAAGTGCAGTGCTATCAAGCACAGTTGGTGTACCAAATTCACTAGGCCCGGGTGAACTACTGCAACACTATGGTACGAAAGAGCAGCAAGATCACTATTTACCTCGCCTTGCAGAGGGTAAAGAAATCCCTTGTTTCGCATTAACTGGTCCTGAAGCAGGTTCAGATGCTGGCGCAATTCCAGATGTTGGTGTTGTTTGCAAAGGCGAATGGAACGGTGAAGAAGTACTGGGTATGCGCCTTACTTTTAACAAGCGCTATATCACTCTTGCACCTGTGGCTACAGTTATCGGCCTTGCTTTTAAACTGCAAGATCCTGAAGGTCTTCTTGGCGATAACAAAGAGCCGGGTATTACCTGTGCGCTTATCCCTCGCGACACTAAAGGTCTAGAAATTGGCCGACGTCATTTCCCTCTTAATACACCATTCCAGAATGGCCCTATCAAGGGTGAAGAAATCTTTGTACCTATCGATTACATTATCGGTGGTCCAGCGATGGCGGGTCGCGGATGGCGCATGCTTGTAGAATGTTTATCAGTAGGACGTTGTATTACCCTACCTTCTTCTGCTGCTGGTGGTGCAAAATCTGTTTCACTTGCAACCGGTGCATATGCACGTATTCGTCGTCAGTTCCGTATGCCTGTAGGTCATATGGAAGGTGTTGAAGAAATGCTTGCGCGTATTGGTGGTAATGCTTACTTAATGGATGGCGTAACGCGCTTTTCAACAGTGGGTGTTGACCTAGGCGAGAAACCTTCGGTTATCTCGGCAATCTGTAAGTACCATTTAACTGAGAAAATGCGTCAAGTCATCAATGACTCGATGGACGTTCACGGTGGTAAAGGCGTAATGCTTGGGCCAAACAACTACTTGGGCCGCGGCTATCAAGGCGTACCTGTATCAATTACGGTTGAAGGTGCAAATATCCTTACTCGTAACATGATGATATTTGGTCAAGGCGCAATGCGTTGTCACCCATACGTGCTTAAAGAAATTGAAGCTGCATCTATTGAAGACAAGAAAGAGGCTCTTCAAGCGTTTGATAAGGCAGTATTTGGTCATATCGGCTTTGCGGTAGCTAACACGGTTCGCAGTATTTGGTTCTCGTTAACTAATGGTGCGTTTAGCAGTGCGCCATTTACTGATGAAACAGCGCGTTACTATAAACTGCTTCAAGGTTATAGCGCTAACCTAGCACTTCTTACTGATGTTTCTATGGGCGTACTTGGCGGTGACCTTAAGCGTCGCGAGCGCTTGTCTGCGCGTTTAGGTGACATTTTAAGTGGTCTATACATGGGCAGCACTACTTTGAAGCGCTTTGACGAAGAAGGTCGTTTGAAAGAAGATCTTCCGCTTCTTCATTGGGCGATGCAAACCACATTGCACGACATTGAAACTGCAATTGATGACTTCTTAGCGAACTTCCCTAACCGCGCAATTGCAGCAGCGCTTCGCGTTATGGTTATTCCTTTTGGTCGTCGTATTGGCAAGCCTTCTGATAAAACAGAGCATGCTATTGCGCAAATGCTTCAAACGCCTTCAACTGCACGTAGCCGTCTAGGCTATGGCCAGTATTTAACTCGTGAGGAAGGCAGTTTGTTTGGCGACCTAGAACAAACACTTGACGATGTATTAGCAAGTGAACCTATCTTCGAGCGCATTTGTAAGCACAAGAAAGCCAAGCTACCGTTCACTCGATTGGACGTACTAGCTGATGAGGCATTAGCTGAAGATATTATTAACGATGAAGAAGCGAACTTGCTACGCAAGACAGAAGCAGGACGACTTCGCACCATCAACGTTGATGATTTCGATCACGAAGAGTTAGTAGCTAAAGTTAACTCAACGTCAGCTACTAAGAAACGAGGTGGTAAAGCTGCTTAG
- a CDS encoding CAP domain-containing protein — protein MVKLLSSNPRKEGRESGLFCQKFFIATLIALTAQSTSFANPVTCGNTEQAQALSLLIANDKGQKRNLLQCNPTLVELAEAKVKDMADRGLVSHFIGGSPNTRIRNAGLSLPEYYGKAMSNQVEALAGGYTTADDVWYALKRSTSHRQHLLGEIPFYEEQDQIGIAFHKDFSTPHVEYWAVYVTKLADTATSLEDDNSSTTLLLKRQKRFDHVPDKGLDIVTESGNITLKTEL, from the coding sequence GTGGTAAAGCTGCTTAGTTCAAACCCTAGAAAAGAAGGCCGCGAAAGCGGCCTTTTTTGTCAAAAATTCTTTATAGCTACGCTAATTGCTTTGACTGCACAAAGTACTAGCTTCGCCAACCCAGTAACCTGCGGTAATACTGAGCAAGCACAAGCTTTGTCTTTACTTATTGCTAACGATAAAGGTCAAAAACGCAATCTGTTGCAGTGCAACCCGACACTCGTTGAATTAGCTGAGGCTAAGGTGAAAGATATGGCCGACAGAGGCTTAGTTTCACATTTTATAGGTGGTAGCCCTAACACTCGCATTCGAAATGCGGGGCTTTCACTACCTGAATATTATGGTAAGGCTATGAGCAACCAAGTTGAAGCGTTAGCGGGCGGGTACACTACGGCTGATGATGTTTGGTATGCATTGAAAAGATCTACCTCTCATCGGCAGCACTTATTAGGCGAAATTCCGTTTTATGAAGAGCAAGATCAAATCGGTATCGCGTTTCATAAAGACTTTTCAACACCGCATGTTGAATACTGGGCGGTTTATGTTACTAAGTTAGCGGACACTGCTACTTCTCTAGAGGACGATAACTCATCAACAACGTTACTCTTGAAACGCCAAAAGCGGTTTGATCATGTACCTGATAAAGGTTTAGACATTGTAACCGAGAGCGGCAATATTACTTTAAAAACAGAACTTTAA
- a CDS encoding response regulator transcription factor yields MTRILVADDHPLFREALSGALEPYFENAQIIQAGSLDDALAKLNEFDGVELVLLDLNMPGGEYFNGLITLREQYPNIPIGVVSGSDTVEVVAQVMSLGAQGFIPKVSQTREIAQAIVDIIGGKKWLPEGMEEELEKVDDELKVLLQRFRELTPKQIQVLSYLRAGLMNKQIAHEMNVTEATIKAHISAILRKLEINTRTQAVLLMDKLQLS; encoded by the coding sequence ATGACGAGAATTCTAGTAGCAGACGATCACCCATTGTTTCGCGAGGCATTGAGCGGCGCGTTGGAACCTTACTTTGAAAATGCACAAATAATTCAAGCCGGAAGTTTGGACGATGCATTGGCAAAACTTAACGAATTCGACGGCGTTGAGCTAGTGCTTCTTGATCTTAACATGCCAGGCGGTGAATATTTTAACGGCCTTATCACACTACGTGAACAGTATCCAAACATCCCTATTGGTGTAGTTTCAGGTAGTGATACGGTTGAAGTAGTAGCTCAGGTGATGAGCCTAGGCGCACAGGGTTTCATCCCTAAAGTATCGCAAACGCGAGAAATTGCTCAAGCTATCGTAGATATTATCGGCGGTAAGAAATGGCTTCCAGAAGGTATGGAAGAAGAGCTTGAAAAAGTTGATGATGAATTGAAAGTGTTACTTCAACGCTTCCGTGAGCTAACGCCAAAACAAATTCAGGTGCTTTCGTATTTAAGAGCTGGCCTGATGAACAAACAGATTGCTCATGAAATGAATGTCACCGAAGCAACTATTAAAGCACATATCAGTGCCATACTGCGTAAACTAGAGATTAATACTCGTACGCAGGCTGTGTTATTAATGGATAAGCTTCAGCTAAGCTAA
- the cmoA gene encoding carboxy-S-adenosyl-L-methionine synthase CmoA, translated as MKKHDNIYAKALNKVDDFKFDESVVDVFPDMIQRSVPGYETIVHTIGELAKTAVTSNSVVYDLGCSLGAASLSVARALPSETCKIIGVDASEAMVERCKRVVQTFSLPNPISIQHGFAQDIEINNASMVVMNFTLQFIPPADREALLKSIYDGLNPGGILVLSEKIRHPTLNGNELLVDLHHQFKRDNGYSELEVSQKRAALEKVMLTDTFSEHETRLKKVGFTDVVMWYKCYNFTSMVAIKS; from the coding sequence GTGAAGAAACACGACAATATTTATGCAAAGGCACTCAATAAAGTAGATGACTTTAAGTTTGATGAGTCTGTCGTTGATGTGTTTCCTGATATGATTCAGCGTTCAGTTCCCGGGTACGAAACGATTGTTCACACCATAGGCGAATTAGCTAAAACTGCAGTCACTTCAAATTCTGTGGTATACGACCTTGGCTGTAGTTTAGGTGCTGCGAGTCTATCTGTAGCTAGGGCGCTGCCTAGCGAAACATGTAAAATTATAGGTGTAGATGCATCTGAAGCCATGGTTGAACGCTGTAAGCGTGTTGTTCAAACGTTTTCACTTCCAAATCCTATTTCCATACAGCATGGCTTTGCGCAAGATATTGAGATAAATAACGCGTCCATGGTTGTTATGAACTTTACTTTACAGTTTATACCACCAGCTGACCGCGAAGCACTATTAAAAAGCATTTACGATGGGTTAAACCCAGGCGGTATTTTAGTATTGTCAGAGAAAATTCGTCACCCTACCCTCAATGGAAACGAATTACTTGTAGACTTACACCACCAGTTTAAACGCGACAATGGATACAGCGAGCTAGAAGTAAGTCAAAAACGCGCAGCGCTAGAGAAGGTTATGTTAACCGACACCTTCAGTGAACATGAAACTCGCCTGAAAAAAGTAGGGTTTACAGATGTAGTGATGTGGTACAAGTGCTATAACTTTACGTCCATGGTCGCCATTAAAAGTTAG
- the cmoB gene encoding tRNA 5-methoxyuridine(34)/uridine 5-oxyacetic acid(34) synthase CmoB — translation MSKLEQTWFNDCYKSLIDSPLSHWLQTLPAQMDDWQRNAKHGEFDKWCRMLGKLPSTYPSHVDLSSSVSIGTKDDVDEYTQKQIEGLLKQFMPWRKGPFHLHGIHIDTEWRSDWKWERVAPHITSLKDRNVLDVGCGSGYHMWRMLGEGAEKVVGIDPTQLFLIQFHAIKQFISNSTTPCDNIHFLPLGIEEMQPLKAFDTVFSMGVLYHRKDPMAFLQQLKDQLRKGGELILETLVVDGDENTVLMAGERYAQMRNVWFLPSTAALSVWLGRLGFENIRVVDVNHTTLDEQRATSWMESQSLKDFLDQEDITRTIEGYPAPQRAVIVANKK, via the coding sequence ATGAGTAAACTAGAACAGACTTGGTTTAACGATTGCTACAAATCGTTGATAGACAGCCCTCTTTCACATTGGCTGCAAACCCTACCTGCCCAAATGGACGACTGGCAGCGAAACGCAAAGCACGGCGAATTTGATAAATGGTGCCGGATGCTTGGAAAACTGCCATCGACCTATCCAAGCCATGTTGACCTTTCATCGAGCGTTTCGATAGGCACAAAAGACGACGTTGACGAATACACGCAAAAGCAAATAGAAGGTTTGCTGAAACAATTTATGCCATGGCGTAAGGGCCCTTTCCACCTGCATGGCATTCACATAGATACCGAGTGGCGTTCAGACTGGAAATGGGAACGTGTAGCACCTCACATTACCTCTTTAAAAGACCGAAACGTTTTAGACGTAGGTTGCGGTAGTGGCTATCACATGTGGCGTATGCTTGGCGAAGGGGCCGAAAAAGTAGTGGGTATAGATCCTACTCAATTGTTTCTTATTCAGTTTCACGCCATTAAGCAATTTATCAGTAATTCCACAACCCCTTGTGACAACATTCACTTTTTGCCATTAGGCATAGAAGAGATGCAGCCACTGAAAGCCTTTGACACTGTATTTTCGATGGGTGTTCTTTATCATCGCAAAGATCCTATGGCCTTTCTACAGCAGCTTAAAGATCAGCTAAGGAAAGGTGGAGAGTTAATACTTGAGACCCTTGTTGTTGATGGTGACGAAAACACTGTGCTAATGGCCGGTGAGCGCTATGCGCAAATGCGAAATGTTTGGTTTTTACCCAGTACCGCCGCTCTGTCTGTATGGCTAGGTCGCCTGGGATTTGAAAATATCCGCGTTGTGGATGTTAACCACACTACCTTAGACGAACAACGTGCAACGTCATGGATGGAATCACAATCTTTGAAAGATTTTCTCGATCAAGAAGATATTACTCGCACCATAGAAGGTTATCCTGCACCACAACGGGCCGTTATCGTAGCAAATAAGAAGTAA
- a CDS encoding kinase, with protein sequence MDIHSFLTTHQLPSSYAETAQKWFTPLCKQLLKHQEGATKPFIVGINGSQGSGKSTLTSFIESFLSSVHNKQVVSLSIDDFYFDQSQRNALAIKVHPLLATRGVPGTHDVTLALNTLRSLAAGTRTSLPRFNKATDNPFPPEQWPVIESSPDFIILEGWCVGASPQASGELKRPVNHLEEVEDPLSIWRSFVNTELAGDYQTLFDKIDYRIMLKAPSFDCVYQWRLEQEHKLAQKASIDSDGVMSDEEVANFVQHYQRITEHALAHLPDKCDTVFYLDETRTITKQDVKR encoded by the coding sequence ATGGATATACATAGCTTTTTAACGACGCACCAATTGCCAAGTAGCTATGCAGAAACTGCACAAAAATGGTTCACGCCATTATGCAAGCAGCTGCTTAAGCACCAAGAAGGTGCAACAAAACCTTTCATCGTCGGTATAAATGGAAGTCAGGGTTCAGGTAAATCTACTCTGACCAGTTTTATCGAATCTTTCCTTTCATCAGTACATAATAAACAAGTTGTTTCACTGTCTATTGATGACTTTTATTTCGATCAATCTCAGCGCAACGCGCTAGCAATTAAAGTGCATCCGCTACTAGCAACGCGTGGTGTACCGGGTACACACGACGTTACCTTAGCTTTAAATACGCTTCGTAGTTTAGCTGCAGGCACGCGGACATCCCTACCTCGATTTAACAAGGCGACGGACAACCCATTCCCGCCAGAGCAGTGGCCTGTAATAGAATCTTCACCTGATTTCATCATACTAGAGGGATGGTGTGTGGGTGCGTCACCTCAGGCTTCTGGCGAATTAAAGCGCCCCGTGAATCACCTTGAAGAAGTTGAGGATCCACTAAGCATTTGGCGTTCATTTGTTAATACCGAATTAGCAGGCGATTACCAAACACTCTTCGACAAAATTGACTATCGCATCATGCTTAAAGCGCCAAGTTTCGATTGTGTTTATCAATGGCGGTTAGAACAGGAACACAAACTTGCCCAAAAAGCTTCCATTGATAGCGACGGCGTTATGTCTGATGAAGAAGTGGCAAACTTTGTGCAACACTATCAGCGCATCACTGAACACGCGTTAGCGCATTTGCCTGATAAGTGCGATACCGTATTTTATCTTGATGAAACAAGAACGATAACTAAACAGGACGTAAAACGATGA
- a CDS encoding HAD-IIB family hydrolase produces the protein MTKTLVFTDMDGTLLDHHTYSFEAAKPALTALEAKDIPVIPTTSKTFAELQPLRERIGLDGPFIIENGAAIFIPHGFFKQKPSGTVWIDGYWCKAFISNKNYWIKLLEKIGSEFEGKYKQFSKMSNAEIQECTGLDERSASLAAKRQFGEPVLWLGSDDEKQRFLKVVKDRGAFPLEGGRFIHISGNCDKGQALKWLASEYQKQHTTKVNTIALGDGKNDVAMLEAAHVPIRILSPVNPPPAVKKEEVYTSTLAGPEGWNEMLTQLLSL, from the coding sequence ATGACGAAAACGCTTGTTTTCACCGATATGGACGGCACGCTGTTAGACCACCATACCTACTCTTTCGAGGCGGCGAAACCGGCTTTAACGGCATTAGAAGCAAAAGACATCCCCGTTATTCCCACCACCAGTAAAACCTTTGCTGAATTACAGCCATTACGTGAAAGAATTGGCTTAGACGGGCCGTTTATTATTGAGAATGGTGCCGCTATTTTCATCCCCCATGGCTTTTTTAAACAAAAGCCTAGCGGCACGGTTTGGATAGACGGCTATTGGTGCAAAGCTTTTATCTCCAATAAAAATTATTGGATTAAGCTATTGGAAAAAATTGGCAGCGAATTTGAGGGTAAATATAAGCAGTTCTCAAAAATGTCAAACGCAGAAATTCAGGAGTGTACAGGTCTTGATGAGCGATCTGCGTCACTTGCAGCTAAGCGTCAGTTCGGTGAACCCGTTTTATGGTTGGGCAGTGACGATGAGAAACAGCGATTTTTAAAAGTTGTAAAAGATCGCGGCGCCTTTCCACTGGAGGGTGGCCGTTTTATACATATTTCAGGTAATTGCGATAAAGGCCAAGCGCTTAAGTGGCTGGCTAGTGAATATCAAAAGCAACATACCACCAAAGTAAATACCATTGCCCTTGGCGATGGTAAAAACGACGTAGCAATGCTTGAAGCGGCGCACGTCCCAATTCGCATTTTATCACCGGTAAACCCTCCGCCTGCTGTAAAAAAAGAAGAGGTCTATACCAGCACCCTAGCCGGCCCTGAAGGCTGGAACGAAATGCTTACTCAATTATTATCCCTATGA